The DNA region TGAATTCAATTCCGTATGCAAATTCAAGAATGAACAAGAGTTGTTCGAATTGCTTGAATACGGCCGTGGCAAAATGGTCAAACAAGGCTTTCGTGTATTTCCTACCGGACAGAAAGTCATTGCGTACACACCGGATAACGTGGCCGTAGCCATCGTAAAAATTGTAGTCTCCATTGCAGAGATTAACTTCCAGGGTCAGGAAGTGACCGAAGTGGAGATGCAATTGATCCGCAAACTGAACGAGGAAGAATCACGCATTCAGACCGCGCTCGCAGATGAGATGTTCTTTGGTGAGCAGGCCCAGGGATAGATTGTTACATTTGAAGTGAAACGGTGGACGGATTTGCTCAAATAACGATTATGGTCACTCTTTTAGGGTAAAACTTGGTTATATACAGTGAAGGGAAGACTGTCGGCTTTATATGCCGGAAGGAATCCCGCCTTAATAGAGAGGAAGAAATTCATGCTCGTACGTTTTGGCTATGTAGCGATGTCTGTGCTTGTGGAGAATGCTTCACCTTCCCGGACGATGACCATGTCCAGTTTTAAAAAAATCGATGACAGGGAAGCGGCGATTCGCAAGCTGGAACGGATTGCGGCCGAGAACTTGCATAATACATTACGTTTGCTCAGACACAACAAAGGTAGCCATATTCATGTATATCGTTTCTCTTCCAAATTAATTCCGCTGGCAACTCATGAGGATTTGAGTGATTGGGACCCTTTTCCCGCGCTCAAGCAGGACTTTGCTGCAATTGGTGATTTTGTGAAGGCGAACGAGATGCGTGTATCCTTCCATCCGGATCATTTTACCGTACTCAGTACGCCAAGGGAGGAAGTGTTGCGCAACTCCATGCGGGACCTTCGGCATCATGTACGGATGCTGGATGCCATGGGCCTGAATGCCACTGCCAAGAACAATATACATATTGGTGGTGCATACGGGGATAAGCCTAGTGCAGCGCTGCGCTTTGAAGAAAATTTTCTGAAGCTGGATCGGGATATTCAGGAGCGGATGACGCTTGAAAATGACGACAAAACGTTCAATGCATCCGAGACCCTTGCGGTATGTCAGCGTTTGGGACTGCCCATGGTATTGGATATCCATCATCAATGGGTAAACAATGAAGGCGAACAGCCGTGGGAGCTCTGGCCTGATATATTGAAGACCTGGGAGTCCCCGCTTGCCCAAGCGGAT from Paenibacillus sp. JNUCC-31 includes:
- the uvsE gene encoding UV DNA damage repair endonuclease UvsE — encoded protein: MLVRFGYVAMSVLVENASPSRTMTMSSFKKIDDREAAIRKLERIAAENLHNTLRLLRHNKGSHIHVYRFSSKLIPLATHEDLSDWDPFPALKQDFAAIGDFVKANEMRVSFHPDHFTVLSTPREEVLRNSMRDLRHHVRMLDAMGLNATAKNNIHIGGAYGDKPSAALRFEENFLKLDRDIQERMTLENDDKTFNASETLAVCQRLGLPMVLDIHHQWVNNEGEQPWELWPDILKTWESPLAQADSPADKPLPPKIHVSSPKSEKDLRGHADSVEVEPLLDFLRHIAAGTPALDVMIEAKRKDEALVQLMQKLAFYHKEGVEWVDESTVIIHP